The Bacillus sp. F19 DNA segment ATGGTGCAGGCAAGCAAAGTTTCTTTTGCATATAGATCTCATTTCACAAGTGAAGCCGCAGAGACATTAGCAAAAAAGTTAAGTGAGTTAGCTCCAGGAGACTTAAATTGGACGTTTTTTGTAAACAGCGGATCTGAAGCAACGGAAACGGCGATGAAGATAGCGATTCAACATTGGCAAGAAAAAGGATATGAGCGGAAAAATCGCATCGTCTCCCGCTGGACGAGTTATCACGGGATTACGATGGGTGCTTTATCAATGTCCGGTCATGTGTTAAGAAGAAAACGTTTTGTTCCGTTATTAGAGGATTTTCCTGGTATATCTGCTCCGTATTGTTATCGATGTCCTTATAATAGTGAACCTTCTAGCTGCAAGCTGCAGTGTGCAAATGAATTGGAGACGGCCATTCAAAGAATTGGATCTGAGAATATTGCCGCATTCATTGCCGAACCAATTATTGGGGCATCCGCTGGTGCTGTTACACCGCCTGACGGATATTATCAAAGGATTAAGGAAATATGCGAGCGTTACGACATTCTATTTATCGCTGATGAAGTTATGACAGGAATCGGACGTACGGGAAAAATGTTTGCCATGGAACACTGGGGCGTTACCCCAGATATCATTGCATTGGGTAAAGGAATGAGCGCTGGCTATACTCCGATGGCTGCCACTTTGGTTAGTGATCGTGTTATGGAACCCATTTTAAAAGGCTCAAAATCAATCATGGCTGGACACACTTATAGCGCAAATCCACTATCTGCTGCTGTTTCCTTAGAAGTTCTTAATTACATTGAGCGAATGAATTTGGTTCAGGAAGCGGAAGAGAAAGGACAATACCTATTGCAGCAATTACATGGACTTGCTGAGAGATTTGACATCATTGGTGATGTGCGGGGAAAAGGGCTTCTTCTGGGACTTGAGTTTGTTTCCAATAGAATTTCAAAAAAATCATTCCGCTTGCAAAATGGCATTACCTCAAGGATCGTAAATAAAGCATTTGAGAAGGGATTGTTGATCTATCCCGCTTCTGGTGCTATCGAGGGAATCGAGGGCGATGCGGTTATTATTTCTCCGCCGCTGGTTATTTCAAATGAAGAAATTGACCGTCTTGTAAAGCTGCTGGAAGCATCAATTGAGGAATTACAGCATGAATTGCACGCGGAAGGCCTGATAGAGAACATGCAGGCTATTTAGGAGGAACGATATGAAGCAAGTCATTGCGAAAAAAAACAAAATTGTGACCATAGAAGAAGCACTCAAGCATATCAACGATGGATGTACACTCATGTATGGAGGGTTTGGGGGAGTGGGGACTCCGCCAACACTCATACAGGGCATCCTGAACAAGGGCGTTAAGGAACTAACTTTGATTGGCAATGATGCAGGATTCCCTGATATCGGAATTGGCCGGCTAGTGTCTGATGAAAGAGCCAAAAAGGTCATCGCCTCTCATATCGGATCCAATCCTAATGCGGGTCGGCTCATGAATGAAGGAAAGCTGCAAGTGGAATTCTCTCCGCAAGGGACATTAGCTGAAAGGATTCGTGCAGGCGGAGTAGGCTTGGGCGGAATTTTTGTCGATATCGGGATTGGCACGATAGCTGAAGAAGGCAAGGACAAAATCGTAATCGGCGGAAAGGAATATTTGATCGAAACGGCTTTAACCTCAGAAGTGAGTGTTGTCTATGCCAAAAAGGCAGATCCGCTTGGAAATCTGGTGTATGACAAGAGTGCCCGCAACTTCAATCCGCTGGTAGCGATGGCAGGAGCCTTTACCATTGCAGAAGTCGAAGAAGTTGTTCCGGCAGGCGAACTGGATCCGGAGTGTATTGCCACGCCAGGTATTTATGTAGATATGGTAATTCCAACAGAAGGGGTGAATTGGAAATGGGCATGGGAGTAGATGTACGAATTCGCATCGCCAAACGCGCTGCCAAGGAAATCCATGATGGATTAATTGTCAATTTAGGTATTGGCATTCCTACCTTAGTTGCCGATCATTTACCTCAAGATATCCATGTGCTGTTCCATGCGGAAAACGGTGTCCTTGGTACAGGTCCCACTCCGAATCCGGGGCAAGAAGATCCTGCTCTCTGTAACGCAGGAGGGTTCCCGATTACGACCGTAACAGGGGCTTCTTACTTTGACAGTGCAACGGCATTTGGCATGATCCGTCGAGGATACATCGACATTACCATCCTTGGTGCATTGGAAGTTAGTGAAAAAGGGGATTTGGCCAACTGGATTGTCCCAGGCAAACGGGTACCGGGAATGGGCGGAGCAATGGAGCTGGCCCAAAAAGCAAAAAAGGTGATTGTCTTGATGAATCACGTGAATAAGCAGGGTGAATCAAAGATATTAAAGGAATGCACGCTTCCTTTAACCGCAAGACAAAGTGTAGATTTAATTATTACCGATATGGCTGTCATGGAGGTTAAAAAAGAGGGATTGGTGCTGAAGGAAGTTATGGCACCTTATACAGTCGATGAAGTGATTGCGAATACAGAGGCGACGCTTAAAATCCCGGCTGTTGTCAACAGCATTGAATAGCTAAGAGGAGGCATAAGCATGAATGAGGTTGTCATCGTTGCTGGAGCGCGGACGGCAGTCGGATCCTTTGGGAAGTCACTCCGGAATGTTAAAGCTGCCGAATTGGGCCGTCAAGTATTGGAAGGCTTAATGGAAAAGTCTGGCTTAGACAAAGAAAAGGTCGATGAAGTGATCTTTGGACATGGCTATGTCCATGGAGGCGGTCTTAACTCTGCCCGGATTTCATCGCAGATGGCGGGTTTCCCGCAAAATATCCCTGGTCACATTGTAATCAAAGCATGCGGATCAGGTTTAAAGGCCATTACCAGTGCGGCTTTAACTATCGCTGCTGGTCAAGAAGAAGTGATCATCGCCGGCGGAGTGGAGAGCATGAGCAATGTGCCATATATCGTGAAAAATAGATGGGGCGGTAAATTTGGAAACGTAACGATGGAGGATGCTCTGCTGGCAGATGGATTAATATGCTCCTTAGAAAATGAGCATATGGGAATAACAGCTGAACGTCTGGCTGAACAATACGGTATCCGTCGCGAGGAACAGGATCAATTTGCTTATCAAAGCCACAAGAAGGCCTGGAAAGCTGTAGCAGAAGGCCGCTTTGATCAAGAAATTATTCCGCTTAAAATCAAGGATCGAAAAGGGCTTCATGTCTTCAGCCAAGACGAAGGAGTTCGTGAGGACATTCATCTGGATCAACTTGCCGGCCTTCCTGCAGTATTCAAAAATGAAGGAACCATTACGGCAGGTAATGCGTGTCCCATGAATGATGGAGCAGCAGCTGTACTATTAATGTCCAAGCAGCAGGCAGAAGAAACGGGATTAAAAACGCTCTTGAAAATCAAGGCTTTCGCCAGTGCAGGTGTTGAACCGGGAGTTATGGGGATCGGACCCGTACCAGCGACTCGAAAAGCATTGGCAAAAGCAGGTCTATTGTTAGAGGATATCGGCCTGGTTGAACTTAATGAAGCCTTTGCTGCCCAAGCACTTGCTGTGATCAAGGAGTTAGATTTGAATCCGGATATCGTCAATGTCAATGGAGGGGCAATTGCACTTGGTCACCCTGTAGGGGCAACAGGTGCAAAATTGACAGTCACACTGATGCATGAAATGCTGCGTTCTCAGGTTAAGTACGGAATGGTAACGTTGTGTATGGCAGGCGGAATGGGACTTTCAGTTATCTATGAGAATATGTGTATATAAGGAGGATAAAAGTGCCAGATATTAAAAAACGCATTCACCAATGGATCAAGGATCATCGGGAAGAAGGAACGGACTTATTGCAACGATTGGTACAAGCCCCCAGTACGCAAGGGAATGAAGCCGCGGCGCAGGCTATCGTCGTCCAAAAACTGCAGGAAATGGGTCTGCAGGTTGATATTTGGGAGCCTGACGGTGTGGAATTGAAAAAGCATTCCTATTTCTATTCTCCTCGCAGCGATTTTTCAAACAGCCCTAATGTGGCGGGAATTATGAAAGGATCCGGAGGAGGCCGCTCCATTATCTTGAACGGACACATCGATGTGGTTCCGGATGGTGATCGGGAACAGTGGGATGACGATCCATACAGCGGAGCTATTAGGAATGGAAAAATGTTTGGACGTGGCGTAACAGATATGAAAGGAGGCAATGTATCCCTTATTCTGGCAATGCAGGCGTTACAGGAAAGTGGCATCCAGTTAAAGGGAGATGTGATTTTTCAAAGTGTGATTGAAGAAGAAAGCGGCGGAGCAGGAACTTTAGCAGCCATTTTGAAGGGATACAAAGCCGATGCTGCCCTTATCCCTGAACCGACAAATATGAGGATTTTTCCCAAACAGCAGGGTTCGATGTGGTTCCGTATTCTGGTAAAAGGCCGGTCAGCCCATGGTGGAACAAGGTATGAAGGAATTAGCGCCATTGAAAAGAGTATGACCGTAATAAATCACATTCGTGCTCTGGAAGAAAAGCGAAATGCACGCATCAGTGATCCGCTTTATCAGAACACACCTATCCCGATTCCAATCAATGTAGGCGTCATTGAAGGCGGTAATTGGCCTTCCTCCGTTCCCGACCTGGTGAAAATTGAAGGAAGAATGGGTGTTGCGCCGGAGGAAACGATGGAGCAGGCGAAGAACGAAATGGCTGAATGGCTGTTCCAGATAAAAGAAGTTGACGAATGGTTTAAGGATCATGCTCCTGTTTTAGAATGGTTCGGAGCACGCTGGGTTCCAGGGGCAATTGACACAGAACATGAACTGATGAATACGCTCGTCCATCAATATCGGCAAGTTGCTGGACAGGATCCGGTCATTGAAGCTTCTCCGTGGGGGACTGATGGAGGATTGCTGACTCATGTCGGTGAAACGCCTGCAATTGTTTTTGGTCCTGGAGCAACAGAGGTTGCCCATTATCCAAATGAATACATCTTACTAGATAATGTGTTTACGACAGCGGAGATTATTGCCCTTACTTTAATTCAATGGTGTGGTATTGAAGAGGAGTAGAAATCGATTTACGAATGATGTTAGTCGAAAAAAGTAAACGGGACAAACGAAACCGTAAATTAGGAGTTGCCTGCTGGAACAATGATTATTGAAATTAACAAGAATCGATTAATT contains these protein-coding regions:
- a CDS encoding aspartate aminotransferase family protein, translated to MKRSHLIKPILDYNYPTVSHGNGIYLYDMDGNQYIDGSSGAVTASIGHGVLEVVDAMMVQASKVSFAYRSHFTSEAAETLAKKLSELAPGDLNWTFFVNSGSEATETAMKIAIQHWQEKGYERKNRIVSRWTSYHGITMGALSMSGHVLRRKRFVPLLEDFPGISAPYCYRCPYNSEPSSCKLQCANELETAIQRIGSENIAAFIAEPIIGASAGAVTPPDGYYQRIKEICERYDILFIADEVMTGIGRTGKMFAMEHWGVTPDIIALGKGMSAGYTPMAATLVSDRVMEPILKGSKSIMAGHTYSANPLSAAVSLEVLNYIERMNLVQEAEEKGQYLLQQLHGLAERFDIIGDVRGKGLLLGLEFVSNRISKKSFRLQNGITSRIVNKAFEKGLLIYPASGAIEGIEGDAVIISPPLVISNEEIDRLVKLLEASIEELQHELHAEGLIENMQAI
- a CDS encoding CoA transferase subunit A — its product is MKQVIAKKNKIVTIEEALKHINDGCTLMYGGFGGVGTPPTLIQGILNKGVKELTLIGNDAGFPDIGIGRLVSDERAKKVIASHIGSNPNAGRLMNEGKLQVEFSPQGTLAERIRAGGVGLGGIFVDIGIGTIAEEGKDKIVIGGKEYLIETALTSEVSVVYAKKADPLGNLVYDKSARNFNPLVAMAGAFTIAEVEEVVPAGELDPECIATPGIYVDMVIPTEGVNWKWAWE
- a CDS encoding 3-oxoacid CoA-transferase subunit B produces the protein MGMGVDVRIRIAKRAAKEIHDGLIVNLGIGIPTLVADHLPQDIHVLFHAENGVLGTGPTPNPGQEDPALCNAGGFPITTVTGASYFDSATAFGMIRRGYIDITILGALEVSEKGDLANWIVPGKRVPGMGGAMELAQKAKKVIVLMNHVNKQGESKILKECTLPLTARQSVDLIITDMAVMEVKKEGLVLKEVMAPYTVDEVIANTEATLKIPAVVNSIE
- a CDS encoding thiolase family protein, with the protein product MNEVVIVAGARTAVGSFGKSLRNVKAAELGRQVLEGLMEKSGLDKEKVDEVIFGHGYVHGGGLNSARISSQMAGFPQNIPGHIVIKACGSGLKAITSAALTIAAGQEEVIIAGGVESMSNVPYIVKNRWGGKFGNVTMEDALLADGLICSLENEHMGITAERLAEQYGIRREEQDQFAYQSHKKAWKAVAEGRFDQEIIPLKIKDRKGLHVFSQDEGVREDIHLDQLAGLPAVFKNEGTITAGNACPMNDGAAAVLLMSKQQAEETGLKTLLKIKAFASAGVEPGVMGIGPVPATRKALAKAGLLLEDIGLVELNEAFAAQALAVIKELDLNPDIVNVNGGAIALGHPVGATGAKLTVTLMHEMLRSQVKYGMVTLCMAGGMGLSVIYENMCI
- a CDS encoding peptidase — encoded protein: MPDIKKRIHQWIKDHREEGTDLLQRLVQAPSTQGNEAAAQAIVVQKLQEMGLQVDIWEPDGVELKKHSYFYSPRSDFSNSPNVAGIMKGSGGGRSIILNGHIDVVPDGDREQWDDDPYSGAIRNGKMFGRGVTDMKGGNVSLILAMQALQESGIQLKGDVIFQSVIEEESGGAGTLAAILKGYKADAALIPEPTNMRIFPKQQGSMWFRILVKGRSAHGGTRYEGISAIEKSMTVINHIRALEEKRNARISDPLYQNTPIPIPINVGVIEGGNWPSSVPDLVKIEGRMGVAPEETMEQAKNEMAEWLFQIKEVDEWFKDHAPVLEWFGARWVPGAIDTEHELMNTLVHQYRQVAGQDPVIEASPWGTDGGLLTHVGETPAIVFGPGATEVAHYPNEYILLDNVFTTAEIIALTLIQWCGIEEE